The nucleotide window TTCAGCTGGAAGGGGAGGGTGTTGCAACAACTGTGGTGGGGATTGCAACAATGGCccctgtctctgtttctgcaCCTCTGTGATCACAAGTAGTCATCAGCAAAATGAGCACAGATCCCTAATATTTGAAGGACAGATTCTTTATTGCTCACCTTGGATTCTGCAAGCTTCATACAAATTTCTCCAGAACTCATTCACGGATGCCTGGAATAGCGCTGGGGGCTAGGGTGTCAGGGATGGATAGCCAGTACCATAAAAGCTGAAATTaaccaaaattaatgacagtttACTGTCCAAGTTTCTGGAATGATGCCTTCAATTagaccctaaagactctaccaatAAACTGtttgaactaataaacaaattcagtaaagttgcaggatacaaaatcaacatacaaaaatcagttgcatttctatataataaaaataacctatctgaaaaaagatattttaaaaagtctcatttacaacagcatcaaaaacaataaaatacctaggaataaatttaaccaaggaggtgaaagatctatacattgaaaactaaagaaatagaagaagatacaaataaatggaaagatatcccatgttcaggGTTCAGAAGAGTTAACACTGTTAAAATAGCCTTAccagccaaagcaatctatagattcagtgtaatccctatcataattccaatggcatttttcacagaaatagaaaaattcctaaaatttgtatataaCTGTAAAAGACCCTAAATACCCGAAGtattcttgagaaaaaaagaacaaagctggaggaatcacacttcctgattacaaaatatattacaaagctatagtaatcagaacagtatggaactgacattaaaaacagacacagaccaACTggacagaattgagagcccagtaataaacacatacatatatgtaggGTGaagtaatatttgacaagggagccaagaatatacaattggtAAAGAatggtctcttcaataactggtgggAAAactatatccacatgcaaaagaatgaaattggacactTCCcttacaccatatgcaaaaatcaactcaaagtggatcaaagacttaaGTGCAAGACctaaaaccacaaaactcctagaagaaaacaggggaaatactgcttgacattggtcttggcaatgatttttttggatatgacctcaaaagcacaggcaacaaaagcaaaaataaacaagtgagactacagcaaattaaaaacttctgcacagcaaaggaaacaatcagcaATATAAAAAAGCACCCTGCGgcacaagagaaaatatttgtaaaacgtgtgtctgataaggggttaattgCCAAAATATACCAGGAACTCATATAATCCAATAATGAagacaaacaataacaacaaaaacaaaaccaaacctaattaaaaaatggccagtgacctgaatagacacttttccaaagaatacatacaaatggccaacaggtagaTGAAAAAATTACTCAACACCACTAATaatggaaatgcaagtcaaaaccacatgTGATATAACCTCACAcccgttagaatggctattatcaaaagacaaatgataacaagtgttggcgagggtgtggagataagggaatccttgtatacactgctggtgggatatAAGTTGGTACAATCATTATGttaatcagtatggaggttcctcaatacattcaaaataaaactaccatatgatctagcaatcctacttctgggtatatatccaaaggaaataaaatcactttatCAAAGAAATATCTGCATTCTCATGTTtactgtagcattattcataatagccaagctATGGAAATACCCTCTTTCTATCAAAGGACGAATGGatacacatataaaatgaaatatttttcagccataaaaagagaaagaaatccttacatttgtgacaacatagatgaacctggaggacctTATGGAGGACATAAGTAAAATAAGcccaacagagaaagacaaatactgtacaatctCACAAAGTGGAATCTAACAGAGTTGAACAGTGGTTACTAGGGGCTGGGAGGTGCTGAAAATGGGGGGCTGTTTATTAAATGGTAAAAACTTTCAGTTATATGATAAGTTTGGGGATCTAATGGACAGCATggtgaatataataataatattgaactgtatacttgaaatttgctgagagtggTTTTTAAGGGttcttgttttaaagaaaaggtaACTGTGAGGTAATGGATGcgttaacttgattgtggtaatcatttcacaatgtatacatatatcaaaccatcatgttgtacatcttaaatatatacaatttttatttgtaattatacctcaataaaactggaaaaatgataaaaatatattctagatacaaattcatcaaatatgtggtttgcaaatattttctcctgtcacccaacttgtcttttcattctcttaacagcgTCTTTcatagagcaaaagttttaaatttgacCAAGTCTAATGTAtcaattttccttttatggattgtaTGTTTGCAGTCAAGTCTAAGAACTTTTTGCCTAGACTTTCTCCCATTCCCCCCACTATAGATCTGGCAGCCATTAAAAGCATAAGggaacagagaaatgcaaatcaaaactacaaggagatatcacctcacaccaatcagaatggccatcatcagaaaatctacaaacgacaaacgctgcagagggtgtggagaaaagggaaccctcttgcactgttggtgggaatgtaaattgatacagccactatggagaacagtatggaggttccttaaaaaactaaaaatagaattaccatatgaccctgtaatcccactactgggcatatacccagagaaaaccataattcaaaaagagtcatgtacacaatgttcattgcagcactatttacaatagccaggccatggaagcaacctaaatgcccatcaacagacgaatggataaagaagatgtggtacatttatacaatggaatattactcagccataaaaaggaacgaaattgggtcatttgtagagacgttaatggacatagagactgtcatatagagtgaagtaagtcaggaagagaaaaacaaatatcgtatattaacgcatatatgtggaatctagaaaaatgttacagatgaactggtttgcaaggcagaaatagagacaaagatgtaCAGAACAACTGTATGGAACCAAGGGGGGaaattggggtggtggtggtggtggtggtgggatgaactgggagattgggattgacatatatacactaaaatgtataaaatggataactaataaaaacctgctgtattaaaaaaataaaataaaatattaaaaaaagcataAGGAAACACACCATGAGTAACTTTATTCtcataaattcaacaacttaaaaGAAATTAATCAACTGTTTGAAAGTTACACAATACCAACCCAATCAGATGAAACAGATACCTGAATAGTCCCTTGgccattaaagaaattgaatttgtaatttaaaagttcTCTAAAAAGAgatctccaggcccagatggcttcactaaagaatttttacaaaatatttaaagaagaattttcaCACCAATTTTACATAAtgtcttccaggaaacagaaaaggagagaatgcTCCCAATTTTTATGAGGTCAGTATTACCTtgatatcaaaatcagacaaagggaattttttaaaaagtgtacgtTCCTCTCAGGAACGTAGAGGTAAAAATCAAACCCAACAAGGTACAAAAGAAATTATACACCAGCACCAAGTATAAATTTATCCCAGGTAAGCGAGGCTACTtcaaacattcaaaaattaatcaATCCACcatatcaacaggctaaagaagaaaaatcatatgactaTATatagtcagaaacagaaaaaccatttgacaaaatccaacacccattcatgataaaaacgaAACTCTTAGCAAgttaggaatagagggaactacCAAACTTTAACTTGATAAAGAGAATCCACATCTAACATCATACTTTTAttggttcttggtatgatgagTGATTTTCTATTGTATGCTGGACATTTTGGATATTATATTAGGAGGCTCTCAAGGCCATTTAAATCTTCTATTCTAGAAGGCAGCATCCTATTTAGGTTTAGTATGTAGATGCTGGCCTACTTTTGTGGGCCCTGTTTCCAatgagaattttcttttctggGCTCTTTCAATGCAATTCTGGTCTGCTTTATTCTTTTGGTTCCACTGGATCCCTTCTGGTGCCACCTACAAGGTAGAAGCCATTTTCCTGGGTTCCCTCTTGCCATTAGATGGAGGGTTTAGGATGTTGGACTTCTGAGGTAGAGCGCAATATGCTGGCCTGTTCACTGGCCACCTGGTGTCAGTGGGTGTCCCACCCGGTCTCTGCTGGTGCCACTGGAGGAGAGAAGGGCTACCTGGACTGCATTTTGCTGTTGGGTGGAGGGACAGGAAGTTCCTGTTCTGGATCTTCTTCTGTGGCTGGCTGGATGGCCAGGTGCTGTTAGGTCTGGATTGCCTCTGCCACTGACTGGAAGGCCAGGAGATACTAGGCTTGTTGGAGCTGAGGTACAGGAGgatcccctctctcctcccatttAGTTTGGGGTAGGAGATGGGTTGATCTGCTCAGgttctgctgttgctgctgtGGGTAGATCAAGCCTGCTTCTGTTAGCAGATGATAAATGAAGTGTGTTGGCCCACATGGGTTCTGCTTTCACTGCTGCTGAGGACAGACTGGGTCACCACTGCTAATGGATGTGGGGTGTGGAGTGGGTGGATAAGCCTGGGTTCCACTGTTGCTGCTGTTGTGAGCAGATCATGCCTGTTGCTGCCAGTGCATGTGGGGCATGGGATGGGTTGGCTTATAAGGGTACCGTAGGCAATTCAGTCTGCTGTTGCCACTAGGCGTGGGTCTCCCTGCTTAGTCTCTGCTGGGCTTCCCCTTCTTTTGACCAGAGAGAGCatgcttttcttgttttgtttgttttgtttagctTTCCCTATGCCTGTTGTTGGTTTTAGATTGCAGACATATCTGGTGTCCAGTCTGAGATGTATGACAGATAAAACAAGAATTCATCTAGGTGTACCTTTTAAAATCTTGAGACTCCTAGATGATCCGCCATCTCTCCATATTTCAGAGTCCTTTTATGATTGTTGAATTATTTTCAGAGTATTTAGTTTGTATTtagaggggaagagaagggaaaattagTTGACACCATCTTGTACCAAAATTGGAAGCTCTCACTCCTAGGTTTTTAACCAAATAAAGTGCAAAACTTAGGTtcacacaaaaaaacacacatatacatagcAGATTAATTTGTAatcaccccaaactggaaacaactccaAGACCCTTCAACTGGTAAAAATTTCTGAtaacatccatacaatggaataccactcagtaaTTAAAACAAATGAGTACCCACAACACCACAGGTCTCAGacacattatgctaaatgaaagaagccagattcaaAAGGCTACAAATTATTATTCCttctacatgacattctggaaaagggaaaacaattcGTACATATTACAGACCAGTGGTTGCTAGGGTTTGGTGGAGAGTAGTGGGTGACCACAAAGGGGCACAGGGGAATTCTACTTTATGTATCTTGAAGCTCAGTTATTAGGTACATATATATTCTATGATATTAAGATATatgatattacatatatattctatGAATTATTGTGACTGTTGATAGATATGATAATATTGAGGTTATATTTTTACAAAGGTCTCATCTATTAAAGATATATATTAAAGTACTGTGGATTAAGTGGTatgatttttgttgtttgcttttaaaaaattatgtatttcaatAAGAAGGGAGTAATTAACTCTGTAGCCTTATGTAGAGAGAATGCATAAGAACAGAGAAATAACCATTGGATTTGGTCAGTTGCAATGTTGGTGATGTTGATGAGTGCAGTGTCAGTGAAGTAAGAGGGGTAGAAGCCTGATTGGAATGCGCTGAAGAGAAAATAGTAGGAACAGAAGTGGAAACAGTGACGGCATGATTTGCTATGAGGAGAAACAGAGAACTGGAAAAGAAACTGATTAAGATcgtattttttaaagatggaagaGGTAGACATTGATAATTTGGATAGGGGGGTTATGAATGCAGGATCAAACACCTTGAGATGGCAGCAGGATAATGGAGGAGTTAACCTTTGATGGGATCAAAGAcccttcatttatttcacttggAGGGAAGGCAGCAAGTGTGGTCCAGATGGAGCTGGGATGGAGAATGAGGTGATAGGAAGATGGAGGTCCAGTCTCCTCCCATTTCTTCTGTTAAGTGTGTGGTGACATATATCATCATTATGGAGTTCAAGGGGAGAAGTAGAATTGGGCATTTGGAGAGGAGGTGGTATGAATTATtcaattcagaaaaaagaaatgcaaacacaCCAGATAAATTTATTGGGAAATTTGTCCAATGGAGATTTGCAGTCATGAATATGAACCGAGACCATGCCTCATGGGTGTTTTGCTCTAGCCATGCCACTCTTCTGCAGGCACAGAGCAGGTAGATAATTAAGTTCATCCCACATACATTTGCAGAGAGAGGACCAAGGGAATTCAAGTTGTTCAGGAGAGAGATTACAATAATTAAGTATAGAATCTGAACTGGGTAAAGAGAGATACAAGGGTTTGTCAGGGTGAtggctgtaaaaaaaaatggtagggTCAATAGATTGGAAGACTTTATCACATCTGAAGAAACATTCTATTAGGGGTATTTGAAAGGTGAACTGGAAGgagagaataaagtaaaaagagaatgaaactcCAGAAAAAGCAATTTGGGCAACAGTACACTGATTGGTTAATGGTAAGGTCCAGAGCCACACTATTCAATGGAATAGgcactagccatatgtggctatttaaatataaattaatttaaataaaatttaaaagtcaattcTTTAGTTGCACCAGGGACATTTCAAGTGCTCCACAGCcatgtgtggctagtggctaccacactggacagcactgatacagaacatttccatcatcacagaaattgCTACTGAGTATAGCATTGCTTTAGTGTGACCATGGGAGTGAGAATGGAGACAAGAGTAGGGATGGGGGTAATATCAGGGGGAGCCCTGTTTGCTACACAGCCCTCAGGGAGAGGAGTTCTAGTAAGGGAATTGTGAAGATGGAGTTGAAGTGCCATGAACTCCTGTTTTCTACCAGTCCCCAGGGTCATCACCTGCTCGTCAGCATGCTCAGTCACATCTATCACTAAGGCCAGCCTCCTGTCCTTTACCTGGGGCTGCACTGCACTTCTACCAGAAGAGTCAGCCACATGCTGACCTTTTCACTAGGTGATTGCCAAAGATACCTTGTCTGAGGCATCTGAGATCCCAGTCAATCCCCAACTACAGGCGGACAGAGAAGACCCTCACTGTCTGTTCTCATGTGCAGAGGTACCCAAAGTCTTCAGGAAGATGTAGCTCACCTGTCTCGCAGATTCCTGGCGAGAAGAAAGGAATGGGGCTGGGGATGGGAGCTGGGACTTCTGGCTCTGTTATATTAGACTAGGACCTTGGTTTCTGTTTGGACAACTAAGTAAGTAGCATATGGAATTGTCAGTCCAGAACAGGGTTCATGGGCACAAGGGAAAAACCTCACTAAAGTTCTTTCCCAGGGAGAAGAGGAGGCAGCATGGCTTAAGTCCTAAAATTTCCATTAGCTGGTGGGGAGACCATGAGACATACCAGATCAGGTTAGACCTTTACTGAGGACAGGAGACAGTGCCGCTTCTTGCCATCCCTTAGGGGTTGATGATTTCAATGTGGAACTGCAGGTGAGTGGCTGTGACTACACAGTGGCCCCGGAGAAGAGCACAGGTCTGGTAGTTGTGGCCTTGCCAGTGGTACTGGATCATGTAGATGGCATTGAGCACCTGGCAGTAACACCAGTGGATGTGCCACATACAGACCAAAGCCTGGAGCTTGACCACTGCCCTCTCTGTGTGTGCGTAGGAAATCAGGGCTGCCCTCCGCTTCTTCTGCCACAGCCTGTCCATTGTCAGTCTCCACCAGCACTGAATGATCCAGGCCTTGAGGGCTGCGTGTAACAATGTCTGGTGCACCAGGGTTCCACGCAACCAGGCCTGGATCTTCTCGGctgcttttattctttcttttatatttttctaggcaGAGATAAGAGAGACCACTCAGGGAACTTCCTGCCACCAACTTCTAGGATATTCCTGGAAAGGGCCTTGATTCTTTTAATAGTCAGCCCTTCTTTGGAGACTTCAGGGGAGTTAGCAGGACACTAAGAGGCAGAAGTCCTGGGTGGTGAGTCCTCCTCTGCCAACATGGACACATCACCTTACCCTCAGAGTCATAGCATCCTCCTCTTGATTACCTCACAGGTGCATGGATCAAGAGAAAAACCATTAGTAACTAGGAGGGTGCATTAAGAATGTGAGGGACTTAGTTGTACTCTACCTCTTCAGTGCTTATTGGGTTTGGGAGGTTTGGCCTCATAATGCTTTTGCCTGGTATTCTCTGCTAATTCTAGTCCCATTGGCTGATTTCTTTCTGCCACAACAGTGTATTTCAATATGGCGGTGAGTTTTTAACACCCTCATCACATATTCTACTCCCAGCCTCCCCATACTGTGAACATTCTACTTTCTAATTCAGAGTCCTCACATCCTCATCTCCCAGCTCATGCATTTCTTGATGGCTTTCCTTCTCGCCATTCACTCTTTGTGTCACAGTCAAACCCAGAGCCAGAGAGTTCATGCTGAGAAGgaagtgaaggaaaaataagCCAGTATTGAACTGACTCCTGATTACTTTAAACTCTGGATCCCTAAGAGGCACAATTCCACACCCTCATGACACTGACATAAATGTTCTGGATATCTGTTAATTATATGGAGATTTTACCTACCTCTTTTTTCTGCTGCtacttctgcttctgcttcttcttCTGCTTCAACCTAATTTCGTCTTCGGAATCCTCAATCACAATTAAAATTGAATTGCCATCTGTCTGTCATGAGAATTAAACGGGAAATGAATGGATGAGCTAAGAGTACCGTTTCTCTCTATGGCTCTGCACAAAGATACCCACTGCCTCAGCATCCTCTTTTTTCCCAAAAGCTGTGAAGTCCAGAGTGATTCCCACCCACCCTCAAGCCTGCTGAGTAGATCTGGCCATGTCTCTTACACAAAATCGAACCCCCATGGCTTGTCTCTAGATGGTTCCTTTATTTCTCTACTTCCCAAGGTCTGATGAGTAATATGAGGGGGAGAGCTATGAGTTAACAATTGCTTTATGACATCAGGATTAGGATATATGCCACATAAGTTGAGTCTTCCTCACAAACAAGCTCCATGCGAACTTGTATTACCTGTCCACTTCCCTTCTGTCAGAGACATATCCGAACTCAGAGTGGAAAGACAGGGCACTTGGGTGCCGTTCCTCCAGTGAGGTCCATCCACATCCTTTCTCATTATCAGTCAcacaggagggcaggagggaccATGGTAGGATAGCTCCATACAGCTCTCTACTGTCTCTCAGACTTAGCACTTCCTGTCTTCCCTGGATTCAAGTTTCAGTACCTCAGTGTGCCATAGGAAACTAGAGAGACTAGATGAATCTAGAAagcagtaaaataaaaaacaatcttaaaattaattaaatagaaaacaaaaatgagtggtggaagataaatttaaaagctgatatttttcaaattactttcaaattactgcctctgtgctgggtctCAGAGCGTGTGAGATTTTTCATGAGTGCTTTAAGAACAGTCTctgtttcccacagccctccagcTTTCCCCCACACAAGCCCCGCTGGACTTCAAAGCCAGAAATTCTGGGGGCTCATCATCCCGGTGCAGGATCCCCAGGCGAAGGAGCCCtgtgtggggctcagacccctcactccttggggagaacctctgtaaTAATTATTATCCTTTTGTTTGTGGGTTGTCACCCTGGagtgtgggtcttgactatactgaCTCCATTCCTCCCACCCATctcgttgtggttccttcttcatATCTTTAGCTGTGGAAAATCGTTTCTGCTAGTCTTTAGGTCATTCTCATAGATAGTCGCTttgtaagtagttgtaattttggtattcttgtgggaggaggtgagctcagggtctacCTACTTCACCATCTTGGTCACATCTTCAGATTAGCATTTCTTAATGTTTATTGCCTGAGTTATTTATTACTATGATTATTTCTAAgcagagaatttcttttttaaaaaatttttattggagtatagttgatttacaatgttgtcttactttcaggtgtacagcaaagtgaatcagttatatatatatatatatatatagatatagatatagatatatatacatacatatatatatatatatacacctactctttttttttttaagattcttttcccatataggccatcacagagtattgagtagagttccct belongs to Orcinus orca chromosome 10, mOrcOrc1.1, whole genome shotgun sequence and includes:
- the IQCF2 gene encoding LOW QUALITY PROTEIN: IQ domain-containing protein F2 (The sequence of the model RefSeq protein was modified relative to this genomic sequence to represent the inferred CDS: substituted 1 base at 1 genomic stop codon), producing MGVRFCTDGNSILIVIEDSEDEIRLKQKKKQKQKXQQKKEVERIKAAEKIQAWLRGTLVHQTLLHAALKAWIIQCWWRLTMDRLWQKKRRAALISYAHTERAVVKLQALVCMWHIHWCYCQVLNAIYMIQYHWQGHNYQTCALLRGHCVVTATHLQFHIEIINP